A genomic stretch from Mesoaciditoga lauensis cd-1655R = DSM 25116 includes:
- a CDS encoding electron transfer flavoprotein subunit alpha/FixB family protein encodes MAIEDYKNVWTLGEVRNGEISSVSYELLAWGKKLSEKLGVKLCSVVLGRDIKGKVQSLFEYGADEVYVVDDPNLEHFLPDVHARICESLVNEYKPEILIASATTYGRTLMPVLAAKLGTGLTADCTELDVDLNERILLQTRPAIGGNVMATIKTPKHRPQMATVRPKSKKPLERDSSKSGNVISKEYPQEIYKSRYKWISFEKDESSDSPIQEADVIIAGGKGMKDEKNFKMLYDLAKVLDGSVGASRPAVDMGWIPYSHQIGLSGKTVSPHFYMALGISGAVQHIAGMSSSEIVVAVNKDPDAPIFKVADFGVVGDALEILPALLKKIGHKGEENE; translated from the coding sequence ATGGCTATTGAAGATTATAAAAACGTGTGGACGTTAGGTGAAGTAAGAAATGGTGAGATAAGTTCCGTATCATACGAGCTGCTGGCATGGGGGAAGAAACTTTCAGAGAAACTGGGAGTAAAGCTTTGCAGCGTTGTTTTGGGAAGAGACATCAAGGGAAAGGTGCAAAGCCTTTTCGAATACGGTGCAGATGAAGTTTACGTTGTTGACGATCCTAACTTAGAACACTTTTTGCCAGATGTTCATGCCAGAATATGCGAATCTCTTGTAAATGAGTATAAGCCAGAAATATTAATAGCTTCTGCTACCACGTATGGAAGAACCCTAATGCCTGTACTGGCGGCAAAACTTGGAACTGGATTGACGGCAGATTGTACGGAATTGGATGTGGATCTGAACGAAAGAATTTTGCTTCAAACAAGACCTGCCATCGGCGGAAATGTCATGGCCACGATAAAAACCCCCAAACATCGACCTCAGATGGCAACGGTAAGGCCAAAATCCAAAAAGCCACTTGAAAGAGATAGTTCAAAGAGCGGAAATGTCATTTCAAAAGAATACCCTCAAGAAATTTACAAATCCAGGTACAAATGGATTTCCTTTGAAAAAGACGAAAGCTCAGATTCGCCAATCCAAGAAGCGGATGTGATAATTGCTGGTGGAAAGGGCATGAAAGATGAAAAGAATTTCAAAATGCTTTACGATCTCGCCAAAGTTCTTGATGGATCAGTTGGAGCTTCTCGACCAGCCGTGGATATGGGATGGATTCCTTATTCTCACCAAATAGGTCTTTCTGGGAAAACCGTCAGTCCACATTTTTATATGGCTCTCGGTATCTCCGGGGCAGTTCAACATATTGCAGGGATGTCTTCATCTGAAATAGTTGTGGCCGTCAACAAAGATCCGGATGCCCCCATTTTCAAAGTGGCGGATTTTGGTGTTGTGGGAGATGCCTTAGAAATATTGCCAGCACTGTTGAAGAAAATTGGTCATAAGGGTGAGGAAAATGAGTGA
- a CDS encoding electron transfer flavoprotein subunit beta/FixA family protein, whose protein sequence is MKIAVLVKQVPASDNVKMDEETGTMIRSATDAEMNPLDMYAVEEAIRLKEEFEDVHVTVISMGPPQAIDAIKEAISMGCDEGYLVSDRKFAGADTLSTAYTLSATIRHLGDFDIIFSGERATDGETGQVGPSVATQLDIPIVTYVSKIEKVGNGIIRVRRAIEGGEETVEVELPVLLSVVKEINEPRIPNLSGKIKAKDSPIPVLTSTDIDAPLDKIGLSGSPTRVVKVFYPKLSRAGTVIKAKNAELAADEIVKFMKSRGVL, encoded by the coding sequence ATGAAAATAGCGGTTTTAGTGAAACAGGTGCCGGCGTCTGACAATGTGAAAATGGACGAAGAAACAGGCACAATGATAAGAAGCGCAACCGATGCCGAGATGAACCCCCTTGACATGTACGCGGTTGAAGAGGCAATCCGCTTGAAGGAAGAGTTTGAAGATGTACACGTAACGGTCATATCCATGGGACCCCCACAAGCGATCGATGCGATAAAAGAAGCGATATCGATGGGATGCGATGAAGGTTATCTCGTATCGGATAGAAAGTTCGCCGGAGCTGATACTTTGTCAACAGCCTACACGCTTTCTGCTACAATACGACATTTGGGAGACTTTGACATAATCTTTTCGGGAGAGCGTGCCACAGATGGGGAAACGGGACAGGTTGGTCCATCAGTTGCAACTCAACTTGATATCCCCATAGTCACATATGTGAGCAAAATTGAAAAAGTTGGAAACGGAATAATCAGAGTTCGTCGCGCTATAGAAGGTGGTGAAGAAACTGTAGAAGTGGAACTACCCGTTCTCCTAAGCGTGGTCAAAGAAATAAACGAACCTCGAATCCCAAATCTTTCCGGAAAGATCAAAGCCAAGGATTCGCCAATTCCGGTTTTGACTTCAACCGATATCGATGCCCCATTAGATAAAATAGGCCTTTCAGGTTCCCCAACAAGGGTTGTGAAGGTTTTCTATCCAAAACTTTCAAGAGCCGGGACAGTGATAAAGGCGAAGAACGCTGAACTTGCCGCAGATGAGATCGTGAAATTCATGAAATCGAGGGGAGTTCTATGA
- a CDS encoding rhamnulokinase: protein MKSFLSIDIGASGGKAFLGKYDGKKLYLKEVQRFENVPIVVKGHLKWNVDDLLAKVINAIKTALSRESELTSIGVDTWGADFGLIDQKGKLVEMPYHYRDFITNDIMEKVFDLMPKEKIFQLTLTHFHKFNTLYQLMALKEKKPHILEKANYLLMMPNLFTYFLTNKKSCEFTIATTTQLYNPNKRNWSKEIISALDLPKGIFLNISKSSTVLGKLRKDVVDANLDVINVAMHDTASAVAGIPLKNNKWVFISTGTWFLVGVENDKPISNHKVMELNFTNEGCIGGGFRLLKNITGLWTIQQCLKTWREKEPTLSYADLEKMAEKSKSLKYIIDVNDPSLTNPPDMPKAVVSLCQKTKKKTIPSTRGEIVRLLLESISYGVKRTVDELASITGKKFEGIHMVGGGTKNKLLCQMISNITKLPVITGPTEAASVGNILSQMIAEKDFFNIEEGRECVQNSFEFKTYHPQNLE, encoded by the coding sequence GTGAAAAGCTTTCTCTCAATTGATATAGGAGCATCTGGAGGAAAAGCGTTTCTTGGAAAATATGACGGAAAAAAACTTTATCTTAAGGAAGTTCAACGATTCGAAAATGTACCTATCGTTGTAAAAGGGCATTTAAAATGGAATGTAGATGATTTGTTAGCTAAAGTTATAAATGCAATAAAGACAGCCCTCAGTAGAGAAAGTGAACTTACCTCGATTGGAGTTGATACATGGGGAGCAGATTTCGGACTTATTGATCAAAAGGGAAAGTTAGTAGAAATGCCATATCACTACCGAGATTTTATAACCAATGATATTATGGAAAAAGTTTTTGACCTTATGCCGAAAGAAAAAATTTTTCAGCTAACACTTACACACTTTCATAAATTTAACACACTTTATCAACTTATGGCATTAAAAGAAAAGAAACCACATATCCTTGAAAAAGCCAATTACTTGCTTATGATGCCAAATCTTTTTACATACTTCCTTACAAATAAAAAATCCTGTGAGTTCACAATTGCCACAACAACGCAACTTTATAACCCTAACAAGAGAAACTGGTCAAAAGAAATCATAAGTGCTCTTGATTTACCAAAAGGGATATTTCTAAATATTTCAAAATCAAGTACCGTTCTTGGAAAGCTTCGAAAAGATGTAGTAGATGCAAACTTAGATGTGATTAATGTTGCTATGCACGATACTGCTTCAGCAGTTGCTGGCATTCCTCTTAAGAACAACAAATGGGTTTTTATAAGCACGGGAACTTGGTTTCTTGTCGGAGTTGAAAATGACAAACCTATTTCGAATCATAAAGTAATGGAACTTAATTTCACAAATGAGGGTTGTATCGGTGGCGGATTCAGATTGCTCAAGAATATTACGGGGTTGTGGACTATCCAACAATGCCTCAAAACTTGGAGAGAAAAAGAGCCAACTTTATCATATGCTGATTTAGAAAAAATGGCAGAGAAATCTAAATCTCTCAAGTACATCATAGATGTTAATGATCCATCTCTTACAAATCCTCCAGATATGCCAAAAGCTGTGGTGAGTTTATGCCAAAAGACAAAGAAGAAAACCATTCCAAGCACCAGAGGAGAAATTGTAAGATTGCTTTTAGAGTCTATTTCATACGGTGTAAAACGAACGGTTGACGAACTCGCTTCAATTACAGGAAAGAAGTTCGAAGGTATTCACATGGTTGGGGGAGGAACAAAAAATAAATTACTATGCCAAATGATATCAAATATCACAAAACTCCCCGTGATAACAGGTCCAACTGAAGCCGCATCTGTAGGAAACATCCTTTCTCAGATGATAGCAGAAAAAGATTTTTTTAATATTGAAGAAGGTAGAGAATGTGTACAAAATTCTTTTGAATTTAAGACGTATCACCCTCAAAATCTTGAATAA
- a CDS encoding DeoR/GlpR family DNA-binding transcription regulator, protein MIKLIKNEKAFFKRERLDKILALLNEKKFVSIEELQSLLNVSTITIRRDIKELENRMLVQKVYGGVKKIDSNILESRFTERRMIHSRQKISIAKTALQFVNNGDTIFIDSSSTAFELVRLCKEKRNDIHMVTNSLMSALELLENPTCTITLIGGTVRIDNISSIGMDAEEMVKHLNAEKAFISCRAFMPSKGTFEISPSIGIIKRTMAKNSNKVYLLVDDSKFFKRSAFMAVSTDDIDVVITNNSVHEKITKELPKHIQLFKSSE, encoded by the coding sequence ATGATTAAATTGATCAAAAATGAGAAAGCCTTTTTCAAAAGAGAACGTCTTGACAAAATATTGGCGCTGTTAAATGAAAAAAAATTTGTTTCAATAGAAGAATTACAGAGTCTTTTGAATGTTTCGACTATAACCATTAGGCGTGATATTAAAGAGCTTGAAAACAGAATGCTGGTTCAAAAAGTTTATGGTGGTGTGAAAAAAATTGATTCCAACATCCTTGAATCCCGTTTTACCGAAAGAAGAATGATTCATTCCAGACAAAAAATATCTATTGCCAAAACAGCACTCCAGTTTGTGAATAACGGGGATACTATATTTATCGATTCAAGTTCTACTGCTTTCGAGTTGGTCAGACTTTGCAAAGAAAAACGGAACGATATTCATATGGTTACTAACAGTCTTATGTCTGCTTTGGAATTGCTTGAGAATCCAACATGTACAATCACATTGATAGGAGGAACTGTCAGAATTGATAATATCTCCTCTATAGGAATGGACGCTGAAGAAATGGTGAAACATTTAAACGCTGAAAAGGCTTTCATATCTTGTCGAGCTTTTATGCCATCAAAGGGAACTTTTGAAATAAGTCCGTCTATAGGCATAATTAAAAGAACAATGGCAAAGAATTCCAACAAAGTTTACTTACTTGTGGATGATTCGAAATTCTTCAAACGCTCCGCTTTTATGGCAGTTTCAACTGATGATATAGATGTAGTCATAACAAATAATTCTGTGCATGAAAAAATCACAAAAGAATTGCCAAAACACATTCAATTGTTTAAAAGTAGTGAATAA
- a CDS encoding class II aldolase/adducin family protein, with product MEKLVEYSRLCWDRGLTESTGGNMSVRIDDKSIYITPTFTIKHFLKVEDMVKLNLEGEKLNGKREPSSERKMHLLIYKERTDVKAIFHAHPPYVTSFAVSGERIPINALPESVLLLKNIAYLPYKTPGTQDFADVFTTELKKGKDIFILQNHGVTVVGKSIEEAYARLETLEFLAKVILINEMSKKSIKKLSSKEINELLKEQS from the coding sequence GTGGAGAAACTTGTTGAATATTCACGTTTATGTTGGGATCGTGGGCTTACTGAATCAACAGGGGGAAATATGAGCGTGAGGATAGATGACAAGAGCATTTACATAACACCAACTTTTACAATCAAACATTTCCTAAAAGTTGAAGATATGGTCAAATTAAATCTTGAGGGAGAGAAGCTCAACGGAAAACGAGAACCTTCTTCTGAGAGGAAAATGCATCTCTTGATATATAAAGAAAGGACTGACGTAAAAGCAATTTTTCATGCGCATCCACCATATGTAACATCTTTTGCAGTTAGTGGAGAAAGAATACCAATCAATGCTCTTCCAGAGTCTGTGCTCTTATTAAAAAACATAGCTTATCTCCCTTATAAGACACCTGGAACTCAGGATTTTGCTGATGTTTTTACCACAGAGTTAAAAAAAGGAAAAGACATTTTTATTCTCCAAAATCACGGTGTAACAGTTGTTGGAAAGTCCATTGAGGAGGCTTATGCAAGGCTTGAAACTCTTGAATTTCTTGCGAAGGTGATATTAATAAACGAGATGAGCAAGAAAAGTATAAAAAAATTATCTTCAAAAGAAATAAACGAACTCTTAAAAGAGCAAAGTTGA
- a CDS encoding sugar phosphate isomerase/epimerase family protein, which translates to MEEEKALKIFKTIAELGYDGIEIPLNNPNLIDPFLARKLAKEFELNITTSVALPQNINFMSDDESERDKAKEFLTNCVDLCNTMGSAVLGGVLYAPWGRTDVDKSEKKIGFLVEGLREISKYAEERGINLYLEPVNRFETNVLNTVKEGIDLIEKINSNNVSLLLDTFHMNIEEKDLSTAITEAGNLVGHFHTCENDRGIPGTGHIPWKDIVQSLKKINYDGFLVFEAFSVKKEEILNSANIWRSQELIPNPDKAAYESISFFKSIIY; encoded by the coding sequence TTGGAAGAAGAAAAAGCCTTAAAGATTTTTAAAACAATTGCTGAACTTGGATATGATGGAATTGAAATCCCATTGAACAATCCAAATTTGATAGATCCGTTTTTGGCAAGAAAATTGGCTAAGGAATTCGAACTAAACATAACCACTTCTGTTGCATTACCTCAGAATATTAACTTCATGTCAGATGATGAAAGTGAACGCGACAAAGCAAAAGAATTTCTTACAAACTGTGTAGATTTATGCAACACTATGGGATCAGCTGTTTTAGGAGGGGTTTTATATGCACCATGGGGAAGAACAGATGTTGATAAATCAGAGAAAAAAATAGGCTTTTTGGTAGAAGGACTAAGAGAAATTTCCAAATATGCCGAAGAGAGAGGAATTAACCTTTATTTGGAACCAGTAAATAGGTTTGAAACCAACGTTTTGAATACTGTAAAAGAAGGAATCGATTTAATAGAAAAAATTAATTCGAACAACGTTTCACTCCTTTTAGATACTTTTCACATGAACATTGAAGAAAAAGATCTCTCAACAGCGATTACCGAGGCAGGGAATCTTGTTGGGCACTTTCATACGTGTGAAAATGATCGAGGAATTCCAGGAACGGGACATATTCCATGGAAAGATATAGTTCAATCATTGAAAAAAATCAATTACGACGGATTTCTTGTGTTTGAAGCTTTTAGTGTTAAAAAAGAAGAGATATTGAATTCGGCAAACATTTGGCGCTCACAAGAGCTAATTCCAAATCCGGACAAAGCAGCTTATGAATCAATATCATTCTTTAAAAGCATAATCTATTAA
- a CDS encoding autoinducer 2 ABC transporter substrate-binding protein — protein MRKNAKILLIVAVGLMLFASFAVARGYTIAFVPKLIGIPYFTAMDEGGVAAAKALGDKFIYNGPTTASVPGQIQVIDNLITQKVDSIIVAPNDPAAITTIMQKAKDAGILPLTSDTDGAYKVRELMVKQANAQDLGYAVLDTLAKEMNYQGEFAIISGGPTANNLNTWISYVLKRLPKYPKMKLVAIQYAGEDVQRAVNTAMRVINAFPNLKGLAGMNTTAVPGCAKAVDLSGKKGEIVVTGISDPLLMRDYVHNGTVKEFILWNPRDLGYLMVWAADRLLDGHHFVDGKVYDVPGISEKPTYIAKTKTLLLGKPMIFNADNVDKYNF, from the coding sequence ATGAGGAAAAACGCAAAGATATTGTTGATAGTGGCAGTAGGGTTGATGTTGTTTGCATCTTTTGCTGTCGCTAGAGGTTACACAATTGCATTTGTTCCAAAACTTATTGGTATTCCATATTTCACAGCAATGGATGAGGGAGGAGTTGCGGCCGCAAAAGCATTAGGTGATAAATTCATTTACAATGGTCCTACAACAGCTAGTGTACCTGGACAGATACAGGTAATAGATAATTTAATCACCCAAAAAGTTGATTCTATAATAGTAGCTCCAAATGATCCAGCTGCTATTACCACTATAATGCAGAAAGCTAAAGATGCAGGCATTTTGCCTCTTACTTCTGATACGGATGGAGCATACAAAGTGAGGGAACTCATGGTAAAGCAGGCTAATGCTCAAGACCTGGGGTATGCAGTACTAGACACTTTGGCAAAAGAAATGAATTACCAAGGGGAATTTGCCATTATCTCAGGTGGACCTACTGCTAACAATTTGAATACTTGGATTTCCTATGTTCTGAAAAGACTGCCAAAGTATCCAAAAATGAAGCTTGTTGCCATTCAATATGCTGGCGAAGATGTCCAGAGAGCCGTTAATACAGCAATGAGAGTTATAAATGCTTTTCCAAATCTCAAAGGACTTGCTGGTATGAATACCACAGCTGTTCCAGGTTGTGCTAAAGCAGTTGACCTCAGTGGAAAAAAGGGGGAAATAGTGGTCACAGGTATTTCCGATCCTCTTTTGATGCGTGATTATGTCCATAATGGGACAGTGAAAGAGTTTATACTTTGGAATCCAAGGGATTTAGGCTATTTAATGGTATGGGCAGCAGATCGCCTTCTTGATGGACATCATTTTGTTGATGGAAAAGTCTATGACGTGCCAGGTATATCTGAAAAACCAACGTACATAGCTAAGACAAAAACGCTTCTTCTTGGCAAACCAATGATTTTCAATGCCGATAACGTTGATAAATATAATTTCTGA